The Lutibacter profundi region TAAAAGCTGAATTAAACAATGAAAAAGCATTATTAACTGATGAGTTAATTGTTGAGAAAGAAGAAGATATTCAAATATTAGAATTTGATTTGAAAAAATTACAAGCTACCTATTTTGGTGTTAACGGTAATTTGTTTTTTTTGAGACAACAATTGGTTAAACCAATTCAAGATTTAGTATTTAATGCGGTACAAGATATTGCAACTAAAAGAAGATATGACTTTGTATTGGATAAATCTAGTTCATTAATAATGTTGTATACCAATAAAAAATTCGATATTAGCGATTTAGTTATTAAAAGCATAACAAGAAGTAAAAAAACAATAGCAGCTAAAGAAAAACAAAAGAAAAGAAATAAAGACAAAACTGAACCAAAAGTACTCAATGAAGAATCACAAAAAAAGATAAGTGTTCGTGATTCTAAAAAAGCTGCATTAAAAAAGAAAATTGAAGATAAAAGAGCAGCTCAACTAAAAAAAAGAGAAGAATTAAAAGCTGCAATTGAAGCTAAAAGACAAAAAAGAATTAAAGAAATTGAAGCTGCCAAAAAAGCAAAAGAAAAAAAGAATAATAATTAAATAAATAACAACTATAAAAATGAAACAATTTAAAAACTTATTATTAATCGCAATAATTACTGTAGGATTTAACACTGCTGTACAGGCTCAAATAAAAATTGGACACATTAGTACAGATCAGCTTTTGAGCATTATGCCAGAGACAAAAGCTATGAATGCTGAACTTGAAAAATTAAGTAAAACTTATGAAACTGAATTAAAAGCTGAGCAAACAAAACTGCAAGCTAAATTAAAAAAATATGAAGCTGAAGTTAAATCTCAAACTGACGAGGTAAATCAACAAAGAAGTGCTGAAGTACAACAAGATCAACAAAACTTATACCAAGCATCTCAAGTAGCTAGAGAAGAAATAAACAAAAAGAGAGATGAAAAATTGAAACCAATTTTAGAAAAAGCTAAAAAAGCTATTGATGATGTTGCTGCAGAGCAAGGTTATACATACGTTTTAGAAGCTTCAACTTTAATTGTTGCTAAAGGAACAGATTTACTACCTGCAGTAAAAGCTAAATTAGGCATTCAATAAAAAAATAATACTTAAAAAAAAATCTCGCAAATGCGAGATTTTTTTTTACATTTATTCTAATGAAAAAACAACCTATTGGTATATTTGATTCTGGTATTGGAGGTACATCAATATGGAAAGAAGTTATAAAACTACTTCCCAATGAAAATACTATTTATTTAGCTGACAGTAAAAATGCTCCGTATGGAGAAAAATCTACTGAAGAAATTATTTCACTATGTATAAAAAATTCTGAACTCTTAATTTCAAAAGGTTGTAAACTAATAATTGTTGCCTGTAATACTGCTACAACAAATGCTATAGATTATTTAAGAAATAATTATACTATTCCGTTCATTGGAATAGAGCCTGCTATAAAACCTGCTGCACTTTTAAGTAAAACCGGTGCTATTGGAATTTTAGCAACCAAAGGTACATTAGCAAGTGAGTTATTTGAAAAAACAACAGCCAATTACACAAAAAATATTACAACTGTTGAACAAAATGGAGAAGGGTTGGTTCAATTAATTGAAAATGGAGAGTTAAATTCACACCAATTAAATGAACTACTTATCTCGTACTTAAAACCCATGTTAAATTATAATATAGACCATTTGGTTTTAGGCTGTACACATTACCCTTATTTAATTCCTCAAATACAAAACATAGTTGGTGATAATGTAAAAATTATAGATTCTGGTGAAGCTGTAGCAAAGCAAACCAAAGCCATTTTAAAAAAGCACAACTTAATAGCTTCACAAAAAAAAAGTAACCACTTATTTTATACCAACATTAAAACCAACGTCTTATCTGAAACTTTAAGTAATGTTTTAGCAACGTTTACCGTTGAAAAGTTAGATTTTTAAAATTTTATTTACGCTAGGGATAGCATACTTCGAAAAGCACAGCACAAGAGCTATTTGTTTGCGCTCTTTTTTAGGTGTTTTCTAACTAAAAAAACGAATAGTGGGCGCCTTATTCAAAAGGTAATGCCCAAAAACTATTGATACCAATTAGCATATTTCACATAATTATCAGCAATTCTATTTATTTCTCCCGAAATTAATTCCTCACTAATATCTTTTACTTTTTTTGCTGGTACACCTGCGTAAATACTTCCCGATTTTACAATTGTACCTTTGGTAACAACAGCTCCGGCAGCAATAATTGAATTACTCTCCACAATACAATCGTCCATAATAATAGCTCCCATTCCTACTAAAACATTATCGTGAATTGTACAACCATGTACTAATGCATTATGACCAATAGATACGTTGTTCCCTATATTTGTAGGTGATTTTTTATAAGTTGCATGTATTACAGCACCATCTTGTACATTAACTTTATTTCCTAATTTTATATAATGTACATCTCCTCTAATTACAGCATTGTACCAAATACTACATTGATTTCCCATTTCAACCTCTCCAATAATTACTGAATTCTCAGCGAAAAAACAATCATTTCCAAAAATTGGTTTGTTTCCATTTAACTCTTTAATAATCATATAAAATTTGTTAACTTTTAAAAAGAAGCATTGATATTAGGGCATCCATTTCTGCGAGGTTGTCTACACCCAAAATTAAATCCCAACGAAATTTGATGATAGCCCGCATCGTCAAATAAAATTTCACCCGTTTGTTTTGTATATGTATACGACATCATAAATTTTTGGTAATTGATACCTACAATTGGTGTTAAATAATTTAATTCTTGTGTATTGGCATTATCAAAACCTCTTCTGTATGAAAATGCAGCCCAAAGTTGAGCATTTGAAACTTCTTTATAAATTTTAATATTAAAATCTACAAATTTCTCTCCTGTTCTTTCAATACTTTGAGCCATCACAGAAGGTTCAAATTGAAGATTTTTACCTTTCCCAAAATAATAACCTAACGTTACCAAATACCTGCGTAAATTTAATGACTCATACTGATCATTATATAAATTACGAGCACTTAACATAATATTTTTTGCAGTGAAATAAGAAAAAAAACCTTCTTTATGATAGGCCATACTAAAATCGGCATTAAAGTAATTCTCGCTTTGTACTATTTGTGAAATCACTGGATCTGGAATTGTAAATTGACTTTCATCAACCGTATTATTAACAACCATAAAGGATAGCCCAAATGAAATTTGATTAGACTCTTCTGGCCATCCCAAATTAATATGGTAAGCATAAGTAGCCTGAATTCCCTGTTGGGAATGATAACCATTTTTATCATTGAAAAGAATAAAACCAACCCCTGTGTTATCTCCAATACGTTGATGAACACTTAACGTTTGTAATGAAGGTGCATCACTTACACCGCTCCATTGACTGCGAGCTGTTAATCTAATTTTACCACAATTACCAATTCCAGCGGCAGAGGGGTGTACTAAATACACATTATCTGATAAATAGTCAGCGTAAATAGGTAATGTTTCCTGTGCTTTTATAAAAATGGGAGCCACAAAAAGGAAACTTAAAATAAAAGATTTTACAATTTTTACAATCATTCTTTTTTTATAAAGCTCAAATATAATTAATATATCTTTTAACTCATGTAAATAGCTATTTATTATAAGAAGTATTAAAAAGCGACAAAACATTACTTTTAACGTCTTCATTTCTCCCTATAAATATTTGTATTTCTAAAAACTTTAACACTTTTAACAATGTATTAAACCTATAATCTTTATCACAATCATCTAAACATAATACACTATTAACAGCCGTTTTACTTAAATGTGTTCCCAAAATTATTTCACTTTTTTTAATTCCATTATTTTCCATTTTTAAACGAATAATTCTAGCGATTTGATTTTTATTATTTACTTCCGTTAGATTTATTGACACCATAATTGAAGAAGTTTTTATTACTCTTCTAATTTACAGATTTTTAGCTAATTAAATAACTATTTTTAATGAATTTTTATTTATACAAGCACTGTTTATTTCACTATTTTTAAGATTATTTTCACACAAAATATCGCAAGAAGAATAAAGCATTTCATAATTTTACAATAAAAAGTCAAAAAAATATAAAATTTGATGCAATAGAATAGTATATCTTTGTATCACAAAATAAAAATATTATGAACTATTATTTTAGCACAACACTTAAAAATTCATCTTTTGAAGATGTGAAAGAAAAAGTAACTGAAGCGTTAAAACAAGAAGGTTTTGGTGTTTTAACCAATATTGATGTTAAAGCAACCTTAAAGAAAAAAATAGATGTTGATTTTAGGCCTTATGAAATATTAGGTGCTTGCAATCCTCATTTTGCACACAAAGCACTTCTTGCTGA contains the following coding sequences:
- a CDS encoding type IX secretion system membrane protein PorP/SprF, coding for MIVKIVKSFILSFLFVAPIFIKAQETLPIYADYLSDNVYLVHPSAAGIGNCGKIRLTARSQWSGVSDAPSLQTLSVHQRIGDNTGVGFILFNDKNGYHSQQGIQATYAYHINLGWPEESNQISFGLSFMVVNNTVDESQFTIPDPVISQIVQSENYFNADFSMAYHKEGFFSYFTAKNIMLSARNLYNDQYESLNLRRYLVTLGYYFGKGKNLQFEPSVMAQSIERTGEKFVDFNIKIYKEVSNAQLWAAFSYRRGFDNANTQELNYLTPIVGINYQKFMMSYTYTKQTGEILFDDAGYHQISLGFNFGCRQPRRNGCPNINASF
- a CDS encoding gamma carbonic anhydrase family protein, with translation MIIKELNGNKPIFGNDCFFAENSVIIGEVEMGNQCSIWYNAVIRGDVHYIKLGNKVNVQDGAVIHATYKKSPTNIGNNVSIGHNALVHGCTIHDNVLVGMGAIIMDDCIVESNSIIAAGAVVTKGTIVKSGSIYAGVPAKKVKDISEELISGEINRIADNYVKYANWYQ
- the murI gene encoding glutamate racemase encodes the protein MKKQPIGIFDSGIGGTSIWKEVIKLLPNENTIYLADSKNAPYGEKSTEEIISLCIKNSELLISKGCKLIIVACNTATTNAIDYLRNNYTIPFIGIEPAIKPAALLSKTGAIGILATKGTLASELFEKTTANYTKNITTVEQNGEGLVQLIENGELNSHQLNELLISYLKPMLNYNIDHLVLGCTHYPYLIPQIQNIVGDNVKIIDSGEAVAKQTKAILKKHNLIASQKKSNHLFYTNIKTNVLSETLSNVLATFTVEKLDF
- a CDS encoding OmpH family outer membrane protein; this encodes MKQFKNLLLIAIITVGFNTAVQAQIKIGHISTDQLLSIMPETKAMNAELEKLSKTYETELKAEQTKLQAKLKKYEAEVKSQTDEVNQQRSAEVQQDQQNLYQASQVAREEINKKRDEKLKPILEKAKKAIDDVAAEQGYTYVLEASTLIVAKGTDLLPAVKAKLGIQ
- a CDS encoding DUF302 domain-containing protein yields the protein MNYYFSTTLKNSSFEDVKEKVTEALKQEGFGVLTNIDVKATLKKKIDVDFRPYEILGACNPHFAHKALLAEDKIGIMLPCNVIVEEVKNGDIIVSAVDPIASMGAVENNSLEDIAKEVQQKLKRVIDSL
- a CDS encoding OmpH family outer membrane protein translates to MIKKVLFFAFIILSVASNAQKAQRIGYIDMEYILENIPEYKEAQEKINNKAVIWQQNIEKQQKEIEKLKAELNNEKALLTDELIVEKEEDIQILEFDLKKLQATYFGVNGNLFFLRQQLVKPIQDLVFNAVQDIATKRRYDFVLDKSSSLIMLYTNKKFDISDLVIKSITRSKKTIAAKEKQKKRNKDKTEPKVLNEESQKKISVRDSKKAALKKKIEDKRAAQLKKREELKAAIEAKRQKRIKEIEAAKKAKEKKNNN